Within Leptospira noumeaensis, the genomic segment TTCATAAAACGAAAACCCTTAGAACCTGTATCAACAAGATCGTCTACTGTTGTGAGAAGTGCCCCACAAAGTGCTATAAGATAGGTTCCTGGTTCAATTTCTAAAATCAGTTTCCTTCCATGTTTTGCGGCAAATTCTTCAAATTGTGGTTTTACCGGGGCACCAATCTTTTGTAAGTCGGTTGATTTTTCATCTTCCATCCTTCCCACTTTGTATCCACCACCAAGGCTGACTACTGTGACCGTTGGAAAGGCTTCCGCATATTCTAAAGTGTATTTGGCCACTGCCTTCCAAACTTCCGGATCACTTCCCGAACCAATATGTGTATGAACTTTTTCCACAACGATTTTGTATTTTTCTACGATGGCTTTGACTTCGGGCAGTTTTTCATGCCAAATTCCAAAGGAAGATGTGACTCCTCCTACATCTGTTTTTTTGGTATGACCGGAACCAAGGCCCGGATTGAAACGAATGGAAACAGACTTTCCAGGAAAGGCCTTTCCAAAAGCTTCGAGTTGGCGAAGAGAACAAGCATTGAACTTCACCCCTTTTCCAATGAACTCTTCAAAAGCCTTGGGAAATTCTTGGGATGTGAGCATAATGGATTCTGGTTTGAATCCAAAGTGGAGGGCACGCAACACTTCATGTTCTGACGAGGCATCAATGAGGATGCCTTTCTTTTTCATAATTTGAAGGATATTGGAATTGGGATTTGCCTTCATGGCGTAACGGACTTGTAATCCGAAAGCATTCGGGAATGCCAAGGTATCGTCACATTTTTGTTCAATTTCTTTCTCGGAATAGACAAAGAGTGGTGTGCCGAATTCATTTGCTAAAGACCTTACTTGGTCTTCTTTCAAAAACTTTAGTTTTTCGATTGATGTCATAGGATTTAAGATAAACCTTTCAATAGGTTCCATTCCATAAAGTCAAAAAAGTAGAAAATGGCAGGAAAGATTACACATATTGAAGCTCTCTCCCAAGTGAAAAAACATTTGGAACATGGAAATGCGACCCAACGCAAAATGG encodes:
- a CDS encoding diaminopimelate decarboxylase encodes the protein MTSIEKLKFLKEDQVRSLANEFGTPLFVYSEKEIEQKCDDTLAFPNAFGLQVRYAMKANPNSNILQIMKKKGILIDASSEHEVLRALHFGFKPESIMLTSQEFPKAFEEFIGKGVKFNACSLRQLEAFGKAFPGKSVSIRFNPGLGSGHTKKTDVGGVTSSFGIWHEKLPEVKAIVEKYKIVVEKVHTHIGSGSDPEVWKAVAKYTLEYAEAFPTVTVVSLGGGYKVGRMEDEKSTDLQKIGAPVKPQFEEFAAKHGRKLILEIEPGTYLIALCGALLTTVDDLVDTGSKGFRFMKLDAGMDSNTRPSLYGARHPLVTVKKDGSTPKSNVDYVVVGHCCESGDVFTQKEGGEPMTRLMGEAEIGDYVVMEAVGAYCSSMSTKNYNSFPETAEVLLRKNGEGKLIRKKEPVLEIFRNEILVVE